In Pedosphaera parvula Ellin514, a single window of DNA contains:
- the pepT gene encoding peptidase T, with translation MKSKFDSELEDRFVRYARIDTQSDEKSATSPSTEKQYNLLKLLVNELKSIGAQDVTLTDYGAVIASIPSTVKAEIPTIAFLAHVDTAPAFSGTGVKPIVHRNYNGSDIVLPDDQNAVLSPKRFPYLARKAGDDIITASGTTLLGADDKAGVAIVMTFARHLLQNPDLPHGPIRIGFTPDEEIGRGVHARLPADLGCDVAYTLDGGELGEIVYETFSADKAVVHIQGVSIHPGQAKDKLVNALHLAAKLINTMPQVTLTPETTADREGFIHVYQMSGTPAAADLGFILRDFELDGLRDHGELLKQVCTTVQATEPRARINCTITPQYRNMRYWLEEDMRPVELAREACDESGIKHFSSPTRGGTDGSRLTEMGVPTPNLFTGMQNIHGPLEWISVQNMARAVEMCVKLGELWSSPTSAAPTAIQGNRHRKGAADTAALVDWSG, from the coding sequence ATGAAATCAAAATTCGACAGCGAACTTGAAGATCGCTTCGTGCGTTATGCCCGCATCGACACCCAGAGTGACGAAAAGTCTGCCACTTCACCCAGCACAGAGAAGCAGTACAACCTGCTCAAACTTCTGGTGAATGAACTGAAGTCCATCGGTGCGCAGGATGTGACTCTGACCGACTATGGCGCTGTCATAGCCAGTATCCCGAGCACCGTGAAGGCCGAAATACCCACCATCGCTTTTCTGGCCCATGTGGACACGGCACCTGCCTTCAGCGGAACCGGTGTGAAGCCTATTGTCCACCGCAACTACAATGGCAGTGACATCGTTCTACCCGACGACCAGAACGCCGTGCTATCACCCAAACGGTTTCCGTACCTGGCCAGGAAAGCAGGGGATGACATCATTACGGCCAGTGGGACCACCCTCCTCGGGGCAGATGATAAAGCAGGTGTGGCGATTGTCATGACCTTTGCCCGCCATCTGCTGCAAAATCCTGACCTGCCTCATGGCCCGATCCGAATTGGTTTTACACCAGATGAAGAGATCGGTCGCGGCGTACACGCCCGCTTGCCAGCCGACTTGGGATGCGACGTTGCCTACACACTGGATGGCGGTGAACTTGGGGAGATTGTGTATGAGACGTTCTCGGCGGACAAGGCGGTCGTGCACATTCAGGGTGTATCGATTCATCCGGGGCAGGCCAAGGACAAGTTAGTCAACGCCCTGCATCTGGCCGCCAAGCTCATAAATACAATGCCTCAGGTCACGCTTACTCCTGAGACTACCGCTGACCGTGAGGGTTTCATCCATGTCTACCAGATGAGTGGCACGCCAGCAGCAGCGGACCTTGGCTTCATCCTTCGTGACTTCGAACTGGATGGCCTGCGCGATCATGGCGAATTGCTCAAGCAGGTCTGCACCACGGTGCAGGCTACCGAACCACGCGCCAGGATCAACTGCACCATCACGCCACAGTATCGCAACATGCGGTACTGGCTTGAGGAGGACATGCGTCCCGTTGAACTGGCACGGGAGGCATGTGACGAGTCAGGCATCAAACATTTCTCCAGTCCCACGCGCGGCGGCACTGACGGCTCGCGTCTAACTGAGATGGGTGTGCCTACACCCAACCTTTTCACCGGCATGCAAAACATCCATGGTCCACTCGAATGGATCAGCGTGCAGAACATGGCCCGCGCGGTAGAGATGTGCGTGAAGCTCGGGGAATTGTGGAGTAGCCCAACGAGTGCGGCGCCAACTGCAATTCAAGGAAACCGGCATAGGAAGGGAGCGGCTGATACTGCTGCTTTGGTGGACTGGTCAGGGTAA
- a CDS encoding GAP family protein, translated as MANLLPVVFVASVLPLEIVMTLLLLSGERGLIKAMAFAAGAMGVRTIQSILFGCVFVIAGEAGGEYASHPIASILLLMAGIIMLINVVRTWRKKGDPDAPPPKWMTSLSAASALTTFGIGGLSMVISIKQWIFTLSAIAVINEVQLSRLGRILMYLFFVVAAYSLVLAPIITSVFAPMQAAKLLEITQVWLGRHNRRITMVASLILGVWFMWKGTTDLLAHGGTHGSPTTTAMGLPIHGTLWIHFNDLAFVWLS; from the coding sequence ATGGCTAACTTGCTGCCAGTGGTCTTCGTTGCCTCTGTGCTGCCGCTGGAGATCGTTATGACCCTGCTTTTGTTGAGTGGTGAAAGGGGCTTGATCAAAGCAATGGCGTTTGCCGCAGGCGCCATGGGGGTTCGCACAATTCAAAGTATTTTGTTCGGCTGCGTGTTCGTTATCGCCGGCGAAGCTGGTGGCGAGTACGCATCCCATCCCATCGCTTCCATTCTGCTGTTGATGGCTGGCATCATCATGCTCATCAACGTCGTCAGGACATGGCGCAAGAAAGGCGATCCTGACGCACCACCACCGAAGTGGATGACGAGTCTCAGCGCAGCCTCGGCGCTCACGACGTTTGGCATAGGCGGACTGAGCATGGTGATTTCGATCAAACAGTGGATCTTTACGCTCTCAGCCATTGCCGTCATAAACGAGGTACAGTTGAGCCGGTTGGGCCGGATACTCATGTATCTCTTTTTTGTTGTGGCAGCGTATTCGCTGGTGCTGGCGCCTATCATTACCAGCGTTTTTGCACCAATGCAGGCTGCTAAATTGCTGGAGATTACACAGGTTTGGTTGGGACGCCACAACCGGAGGATCACCATGGTGGCTTCGTTGATTTTGGGGGTATGGTTTATGTGGAAAGGAACGACTGATTTGCTGGCACATGGTGGTACGCACGGTTCGCCGACGACGACTGCAATGGGCTTACCGATCCATGGCACGTTGTGGATTCACTTTAATGACCTTGCTTTTGTATGGCTAAGTTGA